TAAGGTCAATGCATGGTATTTGGAGAAAAATCGACCTCCCTCAGAAGAAATATGGTAAACTGTAGTACAAAAACTAATATAATTGCTTATTATCATGATGTATTAGAAAGTTTTCATGTGCATGTGCATGTGCGGCGGGTTCACCCGCCTCTCCAGAACCGCGCTAGTACGATTCAATATAAAGAGTTACTGTGATACAATTATACGCATCTTTTTCTAGTGAGATCATctgaaattgttatttaaatgcattgtaacTTGCATTTCAGACCCAACCTCCCCACTCATAGGCCCCGCGGGCACCTGGAAGAACGGGAAGTACGAGTTGTCAGGGAAAGGTGGCATGGCAACGCGCGCGGAGATCCTCGGTGATATCGATGGCTTCAACATCGGCAAGCGTATCATGGCGGATAGCACAAAACCGCTGAGTCAGCATATCCGTGAATATTACTCGGGGGAGAGCCGTCGTCGCTTTGATATATTCACGGGACACACCATCAAGGCCAACCTGAAGGCGGAAGTGTACAAGTTCGCTAATCTCTATGACTACAAGGAGGCGGGGATGCTGGCATCAGCATTGCGCAACTCCAGTCCTGAACTTGCCGTGCGGCGAGCAAATGAGATAGAAAGCGTAGCTACATCAGCCGTCAACTCGTTTTGTACGGCCTTCTCATCTAAACTGGGAAGCTGGTGTAAATAGAGGTCCCTTCTCTGAAATATACTGTAGtcaaataaaggaaataaaaagaCATTCAGTAAAtatacaatttgtttatttttgccatTGTTGAACAAGCAGGAGTGTTGTTATACAGTGATCTTTTCTAGTTGTTCAGAATATGTTAAGTTATAAcgttttaacaaacatttgtatGACAAAGGTAGTAAGGTTTTATTGACATAAAGTCCATGTATATCCATTAAAAGCACgcttagaaaaacaaacataaacaacaacatcgCCATGTGAGACATGAAAGGAGCATGTAAGTAGTTTGTCCCCAAGTGTctctttcaaatacatttttgtatttgtgtgaGGTCAGACCCAAGTGTctctttcaaatacatttttgtatttgtgtgaGGTCAGACCCAAGTGTCTCTTTCATATTTTGGGGTGCCAGTTCAGACCCAAGTGTCTCTTTTACATATGTGTGTGCTAGGTCAGACCCAAGTGTCTCTCTCACATATTTAGGTGTAAGGTCAGACCCAAGGGTATCTATCATATATTTGGGTGCCAGTTCAGACACAAATGTCTCTTTTACATATGTGTGTGCTAGGTCAGACCCAAGTGTCTCTCTCACATATTTAGGTGCAAGGTAAGAACCAAGGGTCTCTCCCACATATTTGGGTGTAAGGTAAGACCCAAGGGTCTCTCCCACATATTTGGGTGAAAGGTCAGACCCAAGTGTCTCTTTCGCATACTTTGGTGTAAGTTCAGACCCAAGTTTCTCCTTCACATATTTTTGGGTGTAACGTTAGACCCAAGTATCTTTTTCACATATTTAAGGTGTAAGATCAGACCAAAGTGTCTCTTTCACATATTTTTGGGTGTAACGTTAGACCCAAGTGTCTCTTTCACATATTTGGGTGTAAGGTCAGACCAAAGTGTCTCTTTCACATATTTGGGTGTAAGGTCAGACCCAAGTGTCTCTTTCACATATTTGGGTGTAAGGTCAGACCAAAGTGTTTCTTTCATATTTGTGGGTGTAAGGTCAGACCCAAGTTTTTCCCTTCACATATTTGGGTGTAACCTCAGACCCAAGTGTTTCTTTCACAAATGTGGGTGTAAGGAAGGTCACTCCCAAGTGTCTCTTTCATATCCGTGTGTGTTAGGTCAAGCTTAAGTATATTTCACTTGTGTGCGTACGTGCGTTCCGTGCATAcgtgcgtgcatgtgtgcgcgcgcgcgagTGTGCGTGTTTGTGCGCGCGTGTATGTGTTTGAAGTCAGACCTAAGTGTCTGTTTAACAGAAGTGGGTGGTCAGTTTCAAATGTCTCTTGCCAAGTGCCGAGCTCCATCTTTTTCTAACggtcaaataacaatttattatctttttttaacattgaatttgaatgatgattaaaaaaataatgatataaacaaacaatataattaaccAGAAGTAAGCCTTGTAAACATAGAATAACTGTCGGTTTACGTACTAATGctatacaaaattaatgtttggtAATTTTTGTAGTTCCCAAATTGATTTTTTGGGGAATATTTGCTTGTCTTGTGGTTATCTCTGTGGTCTGTTTCTGGAAAGAGGTCAAAGGTTGTGCAAGCTTCGAACATCTCTCGTGCAAGAACTTGAAGTTGGAAACATTAGCCGTTGCACAAAGGTAAAACCTTGAATTACTTTAGATGCGTGGATTTATTCCACTGAAACCATTATGGTGAACTAGACTTGCAAAGATAAAGTTGTAAGCAGGAGAATGAACCTTAATTAAAGTATGTTGTATTATTCCATTGTATACAATCTATCTTGCAATCTTCATGGTGCGAATCACATTAAAGAaatgcaggcattgtcacgtgtAAAGCGACTTTAAGGCTCTTGTAGCAGCGGAAGTCGGGGCGGAGGCGGGCGAATGGTAAGCATGACCTGAGGAATTAAGTATCTTTGACAGATCTCGAGAAGGCGGTGGCGGCATTGGAGGTGGTGGTAGTAGCGGCGATATTACCGTGTTAGTTATATTACCGTTCAGCTTTACTCTCAACATACACAGATTATACTCATTTTATACTCTCCATGTCAATTTCACCTCgcaaaaaaaagtgtttatacttttattattttgcaatttccAATGctctttattaatatttgtcGGAAAATAAACCACAGTCTCAAGCGTATCTTTTCGTAGTTAACACAGCCTTAAGCGGatctttgtttttttccttgTTCTGATGTATCGGTATATAAAGACAGCCTGAGATTGAGCCGCACCGATCAGATCTTATATAAAGACATGTGGACCCATAGCAGGGGAGTATGTGCGTGGCTTGTGGCTGTAACTGTTGTCTGTCTCGGAAAGGGGGCCAATGGCTCGGCAAGTTTTAAACATCTCTCACGTGAGAAAAGGGCATTGCTGGAAACTATTGCAGTTAAACAGGGGTAAGACCTTTTTGGAAGTGACGTGAAACAGGATTCTAGTACAACATCTCGAACATCTCTCACGCGAGAAAAGGGCATTGCTGGAAACTATTAAAATTGCAGCTAAACATGGATAAGACCGTGATTTTAACAACTTGAAATAGGATTCTACTGAAAACATTATTGTAAACtagatttataaaaatataattgtatacagaAGGACGTATAGTACCATATAGTAAGTGTTTGTTACATGTTTCCATTATATACAATCTATCTTGCAGTCATCATACTGCGAGTCACATAAAAGACATGCGAACCTTGTCTCGTGTAAAGCGGCACCATAGCATCGATCACGTGGATGGCTTTGATCGCCATAGAATTATGTTAAGTATGTGTTTGACGTTAGCCATCAGCTTCACTCCTAGcatacaaattaatattatgCTTATTTAACACTGTGCATGTCAATTTCACCACGCAATCAAgtgtttatacattatttattatgtgtGTATAATGTCAACGTTTAACGCGCGTGACCAAATGTCGGAGTCTATATTGAAGTGCATTAACTAAAAGCTTGAACTATTTTCTCTCCAGATACTGTCGTTGTGACTGCACCCAGACTTCCTCCTAGACCGCCATTGGAGTTTGGTTTACCTTCCCGTTGGGAAGACCCTTTTCCTTTCCCTTTTGGCGGCGGCGACTTTGTTGGAGGAGCCCGTATCCCTCCACCACCACCCGGCCCGGTCCCGCCTGAACCACGGGAGGACAAGTACGCCAAGAAGATGACATACCAGCAGTTTATATATCAGCTAGAGAAACTAGAGGCCCTTCTGCCGGATCTTCCGCCCGACCAGATGGCCCACAAGCTAAGGATGCTGGTCGGCCGCTACAACAGCTTTTTGTGGAAAATGATGTTGAATGTGAACACCCCGATTCCGTTTGCAGGGCGGGACGTGGAGGGATTTACAATGACGCCGGCGCAGAAGGGGACGTTTGACCAGCTCCGCGAAATGATGGACCACAGGTTCAAGGGCGGCGCCGAGCTCGGGGTCATCAAGGTCAATGGCGAGACCGTCGCACTAGGTACACAAAAAGAAGTGCTCAATTCTAATGTACTTATACCTGACCTTAAATTCAGTAATCTGGTGTTTCTGACGGGTGGTTTAGCCGAATACACGTGTATCATTACGCCGACAATATCATGTTTTGCTTAAAAGGTAATACAGGTATCGTGTTTGTGTAGTAGTTTTTAAAGCGTCTGCCGTCGTCGTGATAAACGATAGATATTGGCCTTAACTTAAAAATCGTTCAAGATATGTATCAAAGTATTATAATAgtacttatattatataaagtgCATGAAACACGTGCAGTACGCATAAGACACATGCACCTGTGCGTTTGATACGGGTGGAGATATGTCCCTTTTCCAACCGAATAACTATAACACCACTACAATAAACGAGCGTTGACATccgtttgttttgtatttgcagGGCATGTTATTACAGGGGCCACCGCTGGCTATGACAACCAGAAGTTTATGGGGATGGACAACTTGTTCGCTACGACACTTTCAGGGGATCTGGGTCAGTCGGGGCTGAGAAACAGCAGAGGTAATGTCTGCGTGTGGTGTTAATGCTTCTTCTATTATTATCTTAAGTGAAAGGGCACTGCCTGGTCATGGGAGGATTCAAGATTTGACGTAAGAGAGAGCGCAACATAGTTGTGCAGCTCAGGACGTGCGCCCTCAATCGGAAACCAGAGTCAGAGGGTCAAAACGTGGTATCGGGAGTGGGATCGGCATACAGCATGAGAATTGTGGCAACATTAAGAATTAAAGATTTATTCTATGCAtatcatgtatatcattataacattaaaacttcCATGAAGCTCAATTTTGTGTGAGCGCCGTCTCAGCGGAACCGCTAGTTCTATTAAATATCAAGAGCAATTAACGATACAGTTCCGGTGAGATCTTctgaaatgataattttaatgCAACAACCCAACAAGTTTTAACTTGAATTTTAGACCCAACCTCCCCACTCATAGGCCCAGGAGGCACCTGGAAGAACGGGAAGTACGAGTTGTCAGGGAAAGGTGGCATGGCAACGCGCGCGGAAATCCTCGGTGATATCGATGGCTTCAACATCGGCAAGCGTATCATGGCGGATAGAACAAAACCTCTGAGTCAGCATATCCGTGAATATTACACGGGGGAGAGCAGTCGCCGCTTCGGTATATTCATGGGACACACCACCAAGGCCAACCTGAAGGCGGAAGTGTACAAGTTCGCTAATCTCTATGACTACAAGGAGGCTGGGCTGCTGGCGTCAGCACTGCGCAACTCCAGTCCTGAACTTGCCCTGCGGCGAGCAAATGAGATAGAAAGAGTCGCTACAGCCGCCGTCGATGCTTTTTGTACGGCCTTCTCATCTGAACTCGGAAGCTGGTGTAAATAGATACATTACGAAAACACTGTCATAACTTAAGATCAATTCtctgaaatatattgtaataaactaataaagtaaaaaaacacacgatAATTACTAAATATTTAAACCACAAGCCAATCCATTATAAAATACACATCATTgccctgttgttgttgttgttgttgttgttattcaaGTACTTTGCAATTACTTGCATCTTATACACTATCAATTAgggttatttaaaaatataccgAGTACCGAAGTGctttgaattaattaaaaatgtttgttgaataaatatgttgcaaCACAATGATGAGATCATTCTGACTTGGACCAGTTTTCCTCAAACTTATTTCTGTAGGTCTTTTTaataactgatattttaatgatCCAACTGGTATGCTTCTGAAGGATtactttaaaattgaacattcgCCATTGTTTCAGAACATGTACCTTGTACTTCATTTTTATAAGCCCACAGATGgcatttatcaacatatttcaGTGCccatatatcagtgtgtgtataccacgtgataaattacgtcatatatgatacatcggaaggcaaaaatttgcttaaaatgaagatttaaatcaaagataacttttcccAAGTGTCTCTTTCACATCAGTGGGTGTAAGGTCACACCTAAGTGTCTCTTTCACATCCGTGTGCGTACGGTCAGACCCAAGTGTCTCTTTCACATCAGTGGGTGTAAGGTCAGACCCAAGTGTCTCTTTCACATCCGTGGGTGTACGGTCTGACCCAAGTGTCTGTTTCACATCCGTGGGTGTTAGGTCAGGCCCCAGTGGATGTAAGGTCAGACCCAAGTGTCTCTTTCACACCAGAAGGTGTAAGGTCACACCTAAGTATCTCTTTCACATCCGTGTGTGTACGGTCAGACCCAAGTGTCTCTTTTACATCAGTGGGTGTAAGGTCAGACCCAAGTGTCTCTTTCACATCCGTGGGTGTACGGTCTGACCCAAGTGTCTGTTTCACATACGTGGGTGTTAGGTCAGGCCCCAGTGGATGTAAGGTCAGACCAAAGTGTCTCTTTCACACCAGTAGGTGTAAGGTCACACCTAAGTATCTCTTTCACATCCTACAGTGTGTTCGGTCAGACCCAAGTGTCTCTTTCACATCAGTGGGTGTAAGGTCAGACCCAAGTGTCTCTTCCACATCCGTGGGTGTACGGTCTGACCCAAGTGTCTGTTTCACATCCGTGGGTGCTAGGTCAGGCCCAGGTGTCTCTTTCACATCCCTTGGAGTACGGTCAGACCCAAGTGTCTGTTTCACATCCGTGGGTGTTAGGTGAGGCCCAAGTGTCTCTTTCACATCCGTGTGTGTACGGTCAGACCCAAGTGTCTCTTTCACCAGAATATGATACATAGGGAACGGGTCCTTCCAAATAAAATGATGTGttcatttatagttttaaacAGTGCTTTTTGGTGTGTTCAACCAACATATTccatatccccccccccccacatacacacacacacacacataaagcGTCCCATAATACAAAACTTTGATTAAAAAGGAACAGATTCCATGTTAACCTAAACTGTACcacataaacatttgaatgtaGATATATTTCGCTGcgatgtatttaataaatatataaccatgTATGGTTTTTATAGTGTaacatagaacagaacagaacatgtATTAACCAGAAAGTCATAAAACCATTTGGTCGAATACTGTACATGATTATAGTGTGACATAGCATCTGTCATACATCGGTGCCACAATACGTGCATGGTCCAGCCGTAAATACCTTATAAGCTTATATTATATctaacataaatgtgtcccttctttgtaaatatacagtatagccataatattttaaaattatttaaaatcataccAACTTTATAGTGGTTTAATAGTTACCAGGCAACCTATCACGATGAGTGGTTTACCTTTATTAAGATGCGATTTCAAATCATAACAATAACGGTCAAATCAGTATTTGAAACAATTTActaattttataacaattaatttgtataattatgtcaacaTTAATGatagttataaacaaacaatataataaccatCAAGCATATCCTGACAACATAGAATTACTGCCATCTTACGTacacatgatgtatttactatAATTGCTTTACCTGCTTTAGTACGAGTCAATTTAAGTTATGTGTTTATGTGTTTGCAGTTCCCAACATGATGTTTTTTCGTGGAAAACACAGCCTCAAGCGGATCTGGGGTTTTCCGTTGTTTAAGTaacagtataattatattaagaCAACCTCAGATCGAACCGCACCTAAAGACATGTGGACGCCTAGCAGGGGAGTACGTGCTTGGCTTGTGTTAGTAACTGTTGTCTGTCTCGGGAAGGGGGCCAATGGTTGGGCAAGCTTCAAACATCTCTCACGCGAGAAAAGGGCATTGTTGGAAATTATTGCAGTTAAGCAGGGGTAAGACCTTTTTTTACTTAAGTTACGTTAATTGATTTTGACTTCGATCACCATTGTGAACTGTATCACAAATATATACTTGTATACAGGAGGACGTAACATATAGTTCGTGTATACTATATATTTTCATCTATTTATAATCTTTGATGCAGTCTTCATGTTGCAAGTCACATAAAAGACATGCGGGCAGTGTCTCGCTCAAAGCGGCAATCAGACTCTTGTAGCAGCGGAGGTCGGGGCGGAGGCGATAGTAGCGTGTTGTTAGGTATGTTTTCGACAGTAGACGTTCAGCTTTACTCCCAACATACAAATAATACTGTATAGTCATTTTACACTGTTCAAGTCAATTTCATGTCGATAATAAGTGTTTATATTTCAGTATAATGatgcttgtttgttttcatcgttgtttatatttcagtataatgatgcttgtttgttttcatcGTTAAAAGATCAAATTGTGCACTTACTCAAAGCATGAAACATTTTCTCTCTAGATACTGTCGTTATAACGGCACCAAGGCGTCCTCCCAGTCCATTGTTGGATTTTGGTATCCCTTCCCGTTGGGAAGACCCTTTCCCTTTCCCTTTTGGCGGCGGTGGCTTTGTTGGAGGAGCCCCAGCCCAACCCCCAAAACCACCCACTCCGGCCTCGGCCCCGCCTGAGCCAAAAGAGGACAAAGACGCCAAGAAGATGACATACCATCAGTTTATATATCAGCTAGAGAAACTAGAGGCCCTTCTGCCGGATCTTCCGCCCGACCAGATGGCCCACAAGCTAAGGATGCTGGTCGGCCGCTACGACAGCTCTTTGTGGAAAATGATGTTGAATGTGAACAACCCGATTCCGTTGGCAGGGCGGGACGTGGAGGGATTCACGATGACGCCGGCGCAGAAGGGGACGTTTGACCAGCTCCGCGAAATGATGGACCACAGGTTCAAGGGCGGCGCCGAGCTCGGAGTCATCAAGGTCAATGGCGAGACCGTCGCACTAGGTGAATACACAAGAAGTACTAAATTTTAATGTACTTTTATCGTGACTTATAAACAGCAATCGGGCGTTTCTTACAACGGTTTTCGGCCGAATGGAAATGTATCAGGTATAGTTCGATGCCTTCGTACGCCGACCGTATTACGTATTCGTATGTCTTGCTTATTGCTTATGTAGCGTGTTTGTATAGAAGTTTTAAAGACGTCTGTTTCGTTGTCATCGTCGtgtaaaaagttaaataatggccataactaaaaaatagttaaacatatatatgttttaagtattGTAAGACTTGTACATGAAACACGTGCAGTACACACAAGTCCCATGCATAACTATGGCTTTTACTACAGGTGGAGATATGTTTCTTTTCCTTTCGAAACACTATAACAGCACTACGACAAACGAGCGTTGATATCCGTGTGTATTTGTAGGGCATGTTATAACAGGGGCCACCGCTGGCTATGACAACCAGAAGTTTATGGGAATGGACAACTTGTTCGCTACGACACTTTCCGGGGATCTGGGTCAGTCGGGGCTGAGAAACAGCAGAGGTAAGAGTTGTTTTGTTGCATCGTCttgtattatttaaagtaaatgaacaacaatcagggGCGGTTTCACGATTGAACGTTAGAGGTCACAGGCATCTTAGAGGTGCAACTTGGGACGTGCGCTCTCAATCTGGGACTGAAAACAATATGGTGGGGTCGCATGAGAATTGTGGCAactttcagattttttttttaattctgctGTGTTTAATGCATAGCGTATGTATCATATAAAGGTCAATTAAGTAGTGTGATTCAATATAAAaagatataatgataaaatcatACATAGCGTTTCTGGTGAGATCTTctgaaatgataattttaatgaattgaGACCAATAACTGCGAACTTGCATTTCAGACCCAACCTCTCCAGTCATAGGCCCCGCGGGCACCTGGAAGAACGGGAAGTACGAGTTGCCAGGGAAAGGCGGCATGGCAACGCGCGCAGAAATCCTCGGTGATATCGATGGCTTTAACATCGGCAAGCGTATCATGGCGGATAGCACAAAACCGCTGAGTCAGCATCTCCGTGAATATTACACGGGGGAGAGCCGTCGTCGCTTTGATATATTCACGGGACACACCACCAAGGCCAACCTGAAGGCGGAAGTGTACAAGTTCGCTAATCTCTATGACTACAAGGAGGCGGGGCTGCTGGCATCAGCATTGCGCAACTCCAGTCCTGAACTTGCCGTGCGGCGAGCAAATGAGATAGATAGCGTCGCTATAGCCGCCGTCAATGCTTTTTGTACGGCCTTCTCGTCTAAACTGGGAAGCTGGTGTAAATAGAGGTCTCTCCTCTGAAATATACTGTAgtcaagtaaaataaataaaaagacattcagtaaatatactttttatttcatttttgccattgttGAACAAGCAGGAGTGTTGTTATACAGTGATCTTTTGTAGGTGTTCAGAATGTAGGTGTTCAGAATGTAGGTGTTCAGAATGTAGGTGTTTTTGTAACGCCTACCCATCGAAACTGGGAAGTTGGTGTAaattaataatgtaataaacaCAGTCATAAACTAAAACCTATTCtctgaaatatattgttgtaaagtaaaaaaatgcaGCCATCATCTTTATACCATCATCAATGAAACTTGCCGTGCGGCGAGCAAATAAGCTAGAAAGCGTAGCTACATCAGCCGTCAACTCTTTTTGTACCGCCTTCTCGTCTAAACTGGGAAGCTGGTGTAAATAGATTACTGATGAAAACGTCTTCATAGAAATATAAGTACCTTTCATGGCCGCTTTTGTAAGATTGATTCATCCCAGCCCGAGCACAGGGTGTTTTGCAAAAGACCCTGTGCGAGGGTTgtgatgaacctatcttacacgtgCGGCcgtggtagatgctttttctcccgtCTTAGTTAAATAACAGATTGTAaaaacgtattttattttatttttgacatacGGGTACATTTTTACCTTTgcctgtgggcaagataaggatttccagccTGGCCAAATATTTAGATCTTCTTATCTGGGGTGGCAGAAAATGGTGTCTCCTCTGCAGAAGAGTTAACAAGAGTATAAACTTTAGaggaatttaataaatatacattattttcgtATATTTGTTGCCATTGTTGAACGAGCAGAATTGTAGGTGACCTTTATATGTGTtcataaaatgtgaaaaatataacGACTTAAAAGCACACGTCATCACCTTATCACCATcatctttatcatcatcatcatcatcatcatcatcatcatcatcatcatcatcatcatcatcatcactttatcatcaccatcatcattatcatcattatcatcaccacAACCGTCATCTCTAATCATCAtccaataaaacaattgtttttaaatatcgtcattttaacaaatatatatatattctaaagCATACATTACAATGactaattaaatgtttaaaccacAAGCATATCCATTTTAACATACACATCACTgctgttttgttgttattcaaGTACTTTGCAATTACTTATATCTTGTACACCATTAATCAgggtttattaaaatataccgAGTACCAAAGTGctttgaattaattaaaaatgtttgttgaataaatgtgTTGCACCACAATGACGAAATCATTCTAACTTGGACTAAATTTCCTCAAACTCATTTACTGTCGAGTTTTCTTTTATTGATCTATTAATGATCCAACTGTTATGCTTCTGTGGGATTATTGTTAAAGTGATCATtcaaaaacattgtttcagtaGGTGTACCTTGTACTACATTTGTGTATACTTAACACCACAGTTGCCATTAATCAACATATTTCAGTATCCATCATAtggcataattatatatttacaacatagGTATggtttgcaatttatttatttagttcatTAACATGAATACCAACAACCTCCAAAAGAAGAGTTCCGAATGCACAAATGAATTGCATTAGTCCAGATAAGTTTAAAAACATAGTATGTAGaaagaaaatagaaacattAGAAAGAATAAACAAAACTCCTGAACTATCATTACAAAGAACCATTTCGCAGACTTAGTTCAAGACTGTTGTAATGGCTTCCATATCTATATTGAGTTACAGTCATCTTGCACTGAGCCCACGAAATGTTATGGCATATAAATAATTGCATAATAAACAGGTTTGATCTTTTTAAGAACTTGATTCAATATCTATACATTTGTATGacaaaagtacattttaatAAGTTGAGGAAAGTCCCAACTTGAACAATTAGCATGAGTGCAACAGGTACATGTGTACCACCCAGTACTGTACCAAATATCTCCCCTCTGAATTATGGATACATGATGTACTTTACACTATCTAGAGTGTAGGTTTAGAAACTGACCACaagaaaacacatataaatttaCACCTTGTCTTTCCAAATCTAATGACCATGAAGAGAACTAGAACTTGTTTTGAGTTTTTCAGTTGCACATACATGTTCTACACATCCAAGAACGTGCATCAGATGCCAGGCTGTTGAGTGTCTCATCTCTTGTATAAAACTTTCCCTCACTCTTATCGGCAATTCTCCTCATAACTCCATCTTCCTCCGGTAGTGAAGCAACAATGGTCCATCCTGAAAAAAAAGGGACAACTAGAAGAGTGAACCAAGAgtgccctatatcgctcacctgagtaaaacaTAATGGGGATCTAGagatttctataattaaagggcaataactctcagGTGACTACAGCCATTTGGCTAACTAGATTGTTTTACAAgaaatttaaagacattttgtCAGAGGTTTCCTATTTAACTTTTCACAAATTCTTATTATTAGTTCTTAAACATAGAACATATCTGTTCTGCATTGATTAACATACAGTTGAAGTACTTGTAAAATACTTCAGTAAAGGTTGTGAGACAGGTTATTGTCATAGTgatcatgtgtaccaagttccatgtCAAAATTTGAGCCATGCAAATAAAGTGGGAAGTGAATGTTACACACTGTATTTCTCCAGCGAGTTGCAATGATGAACTTCAACATGTGGTCCTTTCCCAGAAGTTCCTCGTTACACAGAATGTCTACCTgaaatgtttatagtaaaatattaaaattctgtttttatttagaaCACAGGCATAACAGTTTCCAtagaaaatacatgtacatgtttacatgtttttacaGAAAGCTTTATGATCAACTGTTTTAACAAGTTTAATTGGCACATTTATCACCTCTTAGAACACATACCATGCACACTGCAGAAACGTTACATTGACTAGGTACATTATgtgtaacttaagtattttaACTGTTAATAAAACTAATAGGAGGAAAATCACTTAAACAAAGAAAGCCATTTAGTTAAACTGAATCAACtagtattattt
The Mya arenaria isolate MELC-2E11 chromosome 12, ASM2691426v1 DNA segment above includes these coding regions:
- the LOC128210370 gene encoding uncharacterized protein LOC128210370; the protein is MWTHSRGVCAWLVAVTVVCLGKGANGSASFKHLSREKRALLETIAVKQGHHTASHIKDMRTLSRVKRHHSIDHVDGFDRHRIMLNTVVVTAPRLPPRPPLEFGLPSRWEDPFPFPFGGGDFVGGARIPPPPPGPVPPEPREDKYAKKMTYQQFIYQLEKLEALLPDLPPDQMAHKLRMLVGRYNSFLWKMMLNVNTPIPFAGRDVEGFTMTPAQKGTFDQLREMMDHRFKGGAELGVIKVNGETVALGHVITGATAGYDNQKFMGMDNLFATTLSGDLGQSGLRNSRDPTSPLIGPGGTWKNGKYELSGKGGMATRAEILGDIDGFNIGKRIMADRTKPLSQHIREYYTGESSRRFGIFMGHTTKANLKAEVYKFANLYDYKEAGLLASALRNSSPELALRRANEIERVATAAVDAFCTAFSSELGSWCK
- the LOC128210371 gene encoding uncharacterized protein LOC128210371 → MWTPSRGVRAWLVLVTVVCLGKGANGWASFKHLSREKRALLEIIAVKQGLHVASHIKDMRAVSRSKRQSDSCSSGGRGGGDSSVLLDTVVITAPRRPPSPLLDFGIPSRWEDPFPFPFGGGGFVGGAPAQPPKPPTPASAPPEPKEDKDAKKMTYHQFIYQLEKLEALLPDLPPDQMAHKLRMLVGRYDSSLWKMMLNVNNPIPLAGRDVEGFTMTPAQKGTFDQLREMMDHRFKGGAELGVIKVNGETVALGHVITGATAGYDNQKFMGMDNLFATTLSGDLGQSGLRNSRDPTSPVIGPAGTWKNGKYELPGKGGMATRAEILGDIDGFNIGKRIMADSTKPLSQHLREYYTGESRRRFDIFTGHTTKANLKAEVYKFANLYDYKEAGLLASALRNSSPELAVRRANEIDSVAIAAVNAFCTAFSSKLGSWCK